A genomic region of Oscillatoria sp. FACHB-1407 contains the following coding sequences:
- a CDS encoding tetratricopeptide repeat protein — MTTLLLTFGVVDTSITPSQVAIAHDHADQTTQTEHATEYAVVPLFNNLGNYRHPISTRNVLTQRYFDQGLMLAYGFNHAEAFRSFEKAAELDPTCAMCYWGMAYVLGPNINAAMEEGAIPTAWEAIQKAIALREYASPQEQAYITAMAQRYSPDPDADRSALNQAYVAAMRQVAHQYPDDPDAQTLFAEALMDTTPWDYWQENGEPKPEGAEIISTLESVLANHPNHAGALHLYIHAVEAERPELAVEAADRLRALNINTAHLLHMPGHIYIRVGRYQDAVIANQQAAAADARYVHQHNPEGLYTIAYMPHNQHFMWFAAVMAGQQDVALEAAEATAKLADQSLIREPGYGTLQHYSMIPLYTQVKFGMWDEILSEPAPAADLVYPTGVWYFARGMAYAAKGQLSLAAQELEGLRAIAASPALEGVTIWDINTTRHLLEIATEVLAGEIAAKQGNYEQAIAHLQQGVDLEDALRYDEPSPWYSPVRQSLGNVLLQAGRYAEAEQTYRDDLATYPNNGWSLYGLAQSVQAQGRTDEAQAIRAQFEEAWRHADVTLTASRF, encoded by the coding sequence GTGACAACATTGCTCTTAACGTTCGGTGTTGTTGACACTTCAATCACTCCATCCCAAGTGGCGATCGCTCACGATCACGCTGATCAAACAACTCAAACTGAACATGCCACTGAATACGCTGTTGTTCCCTTGTTTAACAACTTGGGAAATTATCGGCATCCCATCTCAACTCGCAATGTGTTGACTCAACGCTACTTTGATCAGGGTTTAATGTTAGCTTACGGGTTCAATCATGCTGAGGCATTTCGCTCTTTTGAAAAAGCCGCCGAACTCGACCCTACCTGTGCGATGTGTTACTGGGGCATGGCGTATGTGTTAGGTCCAAACATCAACGCCGCTATGGAAGAGGGAGCCATTCCCACTGCCTGGGAAGCGATTCAAAAGGCGATCGCCCTGAGGGAGTACGCCAGTCCTCAGGAGCAGGCTTACATCACCGCCATGGCACAACGTTATAGCCCAGACCCCGATGCAGATCGTTCAGCACTCAACCAGGCTTATGTCGCTGCCATGCGGCAGGTAGCACACCAGTATCCTGATGATCCGGATGCCCAAACCCTATTCGCAGAAGCGTTAATGGACACGACCCCCTGGGACTATTGGCAAGAAAACGGCGAACCTAAACCCGAAGGAGCGGAGATCATCTCCACACTGGAATCAGTGTTGGCAAACCACCCCAACCATGCGGGGGCATTACATCTCTACATCCATGCGGTTGAGGCAGAGCGTCCCGAACTGGCGGTTGAGGCAGCCGATCGCCTGCGCGCGCTCAATATCAATACAGCTCACTTGTTGCATATGCCGGGACACATTTACATTCGGGTCGGACGCTACCAGGATGCGGTGATTGCCAATCAACAAGCGGCAGCAGCGGATGCTCGCTATGTCCACCAACACAACCCAGAAGGCTTGTATACCATCGCTTATATGCCACATAACCAGCACTTTATGTGGTTTGCAGCAGTCATGGCAGGTCAACAGGATGTGGCACTTGAAGCCGCTGAAGCTACGGCAAAATTGGCGGATCAATCCTTAATTCGAGAGCCAGGGTATGGCACACTGCAACACTATTCCATGATTCCCCTCTACACGCAGGTCAAGTTTGGCATGTGGGATGAGATCCTTTCGGAGCCTGCCCCTGCGGCAGATCTGGTCTATCCAACGGGGGTCTGGTACTTTGCGCGGGGTATGGCATACGCTGCAAAAGGTCAACTCTCGCTTGCGGCTCAAGAACTGGAAGGACTGCGAGCGATCGCCGCTAGCCCTGCCTTAGAAGGAGTCACTATCTGGGACATCAACACCACTCGCCATCTCCTGGAGATTGCCACGGAGGTGTTAGCAGGTGAAATCGCGGCTAAACAGGGCAACTACGAACAGGCGATCGCCCACTTGCAACAGGGGGTAGACCTGGAGGATGCCCTCCGCTACGACGAACCCTCACCCTGGTATTCTCCTGTGCGGCAGTCGTTGGGTAACGTATTGCTACAAGCGGGACGCTATGCCGAAGCGGAGCAGACCTACCGGGATGATCTCGCCACCTATCCCAACAATGGCTGGTCGCTGTATGGGTTAGCTCAGAGTGTGCAAGCACAAGGTAGAACCGACGAAGCCCAAGCCATTCGAGCGCAGTTTGAGGAAGCCTGGCGACATGCAGATGTAACACTCACGGCATCTCGTTTCTAA
- a CDS encoding DNRLRE domain-containing protein — protein MTLGKFFVVGLPDTQKYSESNPQLFNAQTEWIAAHQAALNIQFVSHYGDVVENGTNAASTTEYARAVAALDILRQANVPHGITEGNHDSLPFGVRIPGIYNYDNRNFVANFGPQWYQGKNWYGGSSPSGTSSYHFFNGGGRTFLSLHIGLETPHAELAWAQGVINQHRDKPVMVTTHRYIQDSDEYELSEPTYLFTRQFESGRIPNAWYTTTPEILYNPNGVYAEDFFNHFVAANRNIFLVNSGHDAEEFNQTSVNRFGLPVHEVMADFTDQPNGGNGFLRLMEFDTGGDRINVTSYSPVLNQYLTDADSQFSLTVDFDQYRAVNPTVYFQNGVSGYQGTQDTWISEASRGSSYGNGSGLIVDDDVNNSVFSDRQGQALLRFDNIIGDAALGRIPRGAIIVRANLKLTVKDDIDNPLYDPDFRLYFMRRSWSESSTWDSLSSGLNVNSDYDELINTFSGDNDPNGLTVRNLNVTRAVQRWANGEANYGLGIISERISGNDDGIELYSSEASEIMFRPVLEVEYTLGSAVRTTVTAVNSLMPATTSVSIAPISTLV, from the coding sequence ATGACTCTCGGAAAATTTTTTGTTGTTGGTCTACCCGATACTCAAAAGTACAGCGAAAGCAATCCTCAACTCTTTAATGCTCAAACCGAGTGGATTGCTGCGCATCAAGCTGCTCTCAACATTCAGTTTGTCTCTCATTATGGAGATGTCGTTGAAAACGGTACGAATGCTGCATCCACGACCGAATACGCTAGAGCGGTCGCTGCTCTCGATATTCTACGACAAGCTAATGTTCCTCATGGGATTACTGAAGGCAATCACGACTCGTTACCCTTTGGTGTACGAATACCGGGCATTTATAACTATGACAACCGTAATTTCGTCGCCAATTTTGGGCCCCAATGGTATCAGGGTAAAAATTGGTATGGAGGGTCTTCTCCTTCTGGAACTAGCAGCTATCACTTCTTTAACGGAGGTGGGCGAACCTTTTTATCACTGCACATTGGGTTAGAAACCCCTCATGCTGAACTGGCATGGGCACAGGGAGTGATTAATCAGCACCGTGATAAACCTGTCATGGTGACAACGCATCGTTATATTCAAGATTCAGATGAGTATGAATTGAGTGAGCCAACCTACTTGTTTACTCGTCAATTTGAGTCAGGACGCATTCCCAATGCCTGGTATACAACCACTCCAGAGATTCTATATAACCCCAATGGTGTGTATGCAGAGGATTTCTTTAATCACTTTGTTGCAGCGAACCGTAATATTTTCTTAGTAAACTCTGGTCATGATGCCGAAGAGTTTAATCAGACAAGTGTGAACCGATTTGGTTTGCCTGTCCATGAGGTGATGGCAGATTTCACAGATCAACCCAATGGTGGTAATGGCTTTTTGCGGTTGATGGAGTTTGATACGGGAGGCGATCGCATCAACGTCACGAGCTATTCCCCTGTGTTAAACCAGTATTTGACGGATGCCGATAGCCAATTTAGCTTAACCGTTGACTTTGACCAGTATCGAGCGGTTAACCCAACAGTCTACTTCCAAAATGGAGTGAGTGGCTATCAGGGAACACAGGATACCTGGATTAGTGAGGCTTCCAGAGGTTCCAGCTATGGCAACGGGAGTGGTTTGATCGTGGATGATGATGTAAACAATAGTGTTTTTAGCGATCGCCAGGGACAAGCTCTGTTGCGGTTTGACAATATCATTGGTGATGCGGCTCTGGGTAGAATTCCGCGTGGTGCAATCATTGTTCGTGCCAACCTCAAGCTCACTGTCAAAGATGATATTGATAACCCACTGTATGATCCTGATTTTCGCCTGTACTTCATGCGGCGATCCTGGAGTGAAAGCTCAACCTGGGATTCACTCAGCAGCGGACTTAACGTTAACAGCGACTATGATGAGTTAATTAACACCTTCTCTGGTGATAATGACCCCAATGGGTTGACTGTGCGAAATCTCAACGTCACTCGTGCTGTGCAGCGTTGGGCAAATGGTGAAGCAAATTACGGGTTGGGAATTATCTCTGAGCGTATTAGTGGTAACGATGATGGAATTGAGCTTTACTCATCGGAAGCGAGTGAGATTATGTTCCGTCCTGTACTCGAAGTGGAATATACCCTCGGAAGTGCAGTACGCACTACTGTTACAGCAGTTAATAGCCTAATGCCAGCTACAACGTCGGTCAGTATTGCTCCTATATCCACTCTTGTTTGA
- a CDS encoding TIR domain-containing protein: MVGIFISYSRKDTAFVKALYEALVRLDRDPWIDWQDIPPSADWLTEIYGAVEAADTFAFIISPNSVTSEVCGLEIAHAVKHNKRLLPIVRCEADAKAIPPALSALNWIFFREQDDFETSLQKLIKAMDLDLEYVRAHTRLLLRANEWDRKERDTSLSLRGSDLEDAEEWLAQGANKDPRPTELQAQFIIASQQFERQEAQRWKELYEEAQRERKRAEIAEVEALNALSEALILARDQLGALVSIVKATKQAYEAKVPETLMHRVFLKFQHILASMQERNRFEGHHHDVIDVCFSLDNRVLATADADGAIKIWRTDGALIKTLKDENVTCICFSPDCQTLVSGTTNGLISFWLLNGKRFKSFQGHETKITDLSFSPDGHTLASASADTTIKLWGLHGNLLKVLEGHQEWISSICFHPDGQTLISGSADKTVCFWSLDGTLLRQINAHQSWVTDVSMSPDGKLLASASADNTVRLWTNNREFRALKGHQGWVTCVKFSSDGMTIASASVDNTVKLWDFNGKLIQTFRGHRNWVTSLSFSSDGQVLASASADRTVKLWYVGQEKRILEAHSAGISCIDVSSTQILASSGTDRVIRLWQLNGICIRSFKTYSPRTTSICFHPNGQILASASADAKIKLWQLDGTLINTFQGHTNDVNSISFSSDGQFLISGSSDKTINIWTTEGKLIRTLQGYSGRVTSVRFSPKGHFFASTGFDGSIKLWNLDGSPLRSWKAHSSEIHNIFFNLGCNQLGSVGADNICKIWDLEGNLIKVFDEHTNEVLAGCFSPNQNTVATASLDKTIKLWRLDNDETRTFKGHTAGITSLCFHPDGSLLFSGSTDKTVRIWQIQEQEKTKEDNPLYSKYLSEQTLNDLLSQSCDWLKDYLKNNSSVKEEDRYLCDKLLSRDSRALH; this comes from the coding sequence ATGGTCGGCATCTTCATATCTTACTCTCGCAAAGATACTGCTTTTGTTAAAGCACTTTATGAGGCACTTGTTCGCTTAGATAGAGACCCTTGGATTGATTGGCAAGATATTCCACCTAGTGCGGATTGGCTGACAGAGATTTATGGAGCTGTCGAAGCAGCTGATACATTTGCATTTATTATTAGCCCAAATTCAGTTACGTCAGAAGTATGTGGCTTAGAAATTGCACACGCAGTTAAGCACAACAAACGCCTTCTACCAATCGTGCGGTGTGAAGCTGATGCCAAAGCTATCCCTCCAGCTCTAAGTGCTCTTAACTGGATTTTCTTTCGTGAGCAGGACGACTTTGAGACGAGCTTGCAGAAATTAATCAAAGCGATGGATCTGGATTTGGAATACGTGCGTGCTCATACTCGTTTGCTATTACGTGCAAATGAATGGGATAGGAAGGAACGAGACACAAGCCTTTCCTTACGTGGAAGTGATTTGGAAGATGCAGAGGAATGGCTTGCACAAGGAGCTAACAAAGATCCAAGACCAACCGAGCTTCAAGCTCAATTTATTATCGCAAGCCAACAATTTGAACGACAAGAAGCTCAACGTTGGAAAGAGCTATACGAAGAAGCTCAACGAGAACGTAAACGCGCGGAAATTGCTGAGGTAGAAGCTTTAAATGCTCTATCTGAAGCTCTTATTCTTGCTCGTGACCAACTTGGAGCTCTAGTTTCTATCGTCAAAGCTACTAAACAAGCGTATGAAGCTAAAGTACCTGAAACCCTCATGCATCGAGTTTTTCTAAAGTTTCAGCACATCCTCGCTAGCATGCAAGAGCGAAACCGTTTTGAAGGACATCACCACGATGTAATCGATGTTTGCTTTAGTTTAGATAACCGAGTCCTCGCCACAGCTGATGCTGATGGAGCAATAAAGATTTGGCGTACTGATGGTGCTTTAATTAAAACTCTAAAAGATGAGAATGTTACTTGTATTTGTTTTAGTCCAGATTGTCAGACTCTTGTATCAGGGACTACAAATGGATTAATCAGCTTTTGGTTGTTAAACGGTAAAAGGTTTAAGAGCTTTCAAGGACATGAAACTAAAATTACTGATTTAAGCTTCAGTCCTGATGGTCATACATTAGCATCAGCTAGTGCAGACACCACTATAAAGTTATGGGGACTTCATGGTAACTTACTCAAAGTTTTAGAAGGGCATCAGGAGTGGATTAGTAGCATTTGCTTTCATCCAGATGGTCAGACTCTTATCTCTGGAAGTGCAGATAAAACAGTTTGTTTTTGGAGCCTTGATGGTACACTACTGAGGCAAATTAATGCTCATCAATCCTGGGTAACTGATGTTAGTATGAGCCCGGATGGTAAACTCCTCGCTTCAGCAAGTGCTGATAATACAGTTCGACTATGGACTAATAATAGAGAGTTTAGGGCATTGAAAGGACATCAAGGCTGGGTAACGTGCGTCAAGTTTAGTTCAGATGGGATGACTATTGCATCTGCTAGTGTTGATAATACTGTAAAACTTTGGGATTTCAACGGTAAACTTATTCAAACATTTCGAGGACACAGAAATTGGGTAACAAGCCTAAGTTTTAGCTCGGATGGGCAAGTTTTGGCATCAGCTAGTGCGGACCGTACTGTAAAGTTGTGGTATGTCGGTCAAGAGAAGCGCATCTTAGAAGCTCACAGTGCAGGAATTAGTTGTATCGATGTATCCAGCACACAGATTCTTGCCTCTAGTGGCACTGATAGAGTAATTAGATTATGGCAGTTGAATGGAATCTGTATTAGAAGCTTTAAAACTTACAGTCCCAGAACAACGAGTATCTGTTTTCATCCCAACGGTCAAATTTTAGCTTCAGCCAGTGCAGATGCAAAAATCAAATTATGGCAATTAGATGGCACTTTGATTAATACTTTTCAAGGACATACAAATGATGTTAATAGTATTAGCTTCAGTTCGGATGGGCAATTTCTTATATCCGGCAGTAGCGATAAGACAATAAATATTTGGACAACTGAAGGTAAGTTAATTAGAACTTTACAAGGTTACTCAGGTAGAGTCACCAGTGTTCGTTTTAGCCCCAAGGGTCATTTCTTTGCATCTACTGGTTTCGATGGCAGCATTAAGCTCTGGAACTTAGACGGTTCTCCATTGAGAAGTTGGAAAGCTCATAGTTCCGAGATTCATAACATATTTTTCAATCTAGGTTGTAATCAACTGGGTTCAGTTGGTGCGGATAATATTTGTAAAATTTGGGATTTAGAGGGCAACCTGATTAAGGTATTTGATGAACATACGAACGAAGTATTAGCTGGTTGTTTTAGCCCAAATCAGAATACTGTCGCGACAGCAAGTTTAGATAAAACTATTAAGCTATGGCGACTGGATAATGATGAAACAAGAACATTTAAGGGACATACTGCTGGCATCACAAGTTTATGTTTCCATCCAGATGGAAGCTTATTGTTTAGTGGAAGTACAGATAAAACAGTCCGGATTTGGCAAATTCAAGAGCAAGAAAAAACTAAAGAGGATAACCCTTTATATTCCAAGTACTTGTCCGAACAAACATTGAACGATTTATTATCTCAATCCTGCGATTGGTTAAAGGATTATTTGAAGAACAATTCTAGCGTCAAAGAAGAGGATCGATATTTGTGTGACAAACTCCTCAGTAGAGATAGTAGAGCCTTACACTAA
- a CDS encoding alpha/beta fold hydrolase: MLQFQPIGFGQRDIETSLGAMVYYTPVATPWDVDEQRPTMIFLHSLGGGSSAYEWSKVYPAFASDYRVIAPDLIGWGQSDHPAKEYRPEAYFTVITELIEQSASAPVIVCASSLTAGLVIRLAIQRPDLFQRLLLVSPSGYNEFGLDYGRNIAAQLAGTPVIDRLLYTLGAANELAVRNFLQQFLFAERSRLTNEIVEAYLASALQPNAEYAALASLRGDLCFDLSLYIDRLKTPTAFFWGEAARFSSVEIGKRLGQINPTAIEALYAIANTGVLPHLETPEVVIGLMWSYLYKM, encoded by the coding sequence ATGCTGCAATTTCAACCGATTGGCTTTGGACAGCGCGATATTGAAACCTCATTGGGCGCAATGGTCTACTACACACCTGTTGCTACTCCCTGGGATGTGGATGAACAGCGACCCACCATGATTTTTCTCCACAGCCTCGGCGGAGGTTCCTCAGCCTATGAATGGTCAAAAGTGTATCCTGCGTTTGCGTCAGATTATCGAGTCATCGCGCCTGACTTAATCGGTTGGGGACAGTCAGATCACCCTGCTAAAGAGTACCGCCCTGAAGCCTACTTCACGGTGATTACTGAGTTAATTGAGCAAAGTGCCAGTGCCCCGGTGATCGTCTGTGCCTCTTCTCTCACCGCAGGGTTGGTGATTCGCCTTGCAATTCAACGTCCCGACCTGTTTCAACGATTATTGTTAGTAAGTCCCTCTGGTTACAACGAGTTTGGCTTAGACTACGGCAGGAACATTGCGGCTCAACTGGCAGGAACTCCCGTGATCGATCGCCTGTTGTACACATTAGGGGCGGCTAACGAATTGGCGGTGCGGAATTTTTTGCAACAATTTTTGTTTGCTGAGCGATCGCGCCTGACGAATGAAATCGTAGAAGCATACCTCGCTTCCGCACTACAACCCAATGCGGAATATGCTGCACTGGCATCTCTGCGCGGTGATCTGTGTTTTGATTTGTCGCTCTACATCGACCGCTTGAAAACCCCGACTGCCTTCTTTTGGGGCGAAGCTGCCCGATTTAGTTCTGTGGAGATTGGTAAACGGTTGGGACAGATTAACCCAACGGCAATTGAGGCACTTTATGCGATCGCTAACACAGGAGTTTTACCTCATTTGGAAACCCCTGAAGTTGTCATTGGTTTGATGTGGAGCTATTTGTATAAGATGTGA
- the abc-f gene encoding ribosomal protection-like ABC-F family protein codes for MQQKSVLHASCLAYELSATKTLFHDLSLNIQPGDRIGLVGVNGVGKSTLLKLLARQLQPTSGTITSTGTIHYLPQISQVQRAIAPQTVLGFLSNAIEEWWVVTQWLEERFDTVLDLEQSINNLSGGEFTRLMLAIALAQQPDVLLLDEPTNHLDFWALHQLQTQLQTFPEAFVIVSHKPFFLDQVVNTIWELTPTELKVYGGNHTFYQTKKESDRQAAIRTHETAQKELKQAKAALQAELTRATRSQRDGHRHAIASGMGKMARDYYANRASSNAGATKLKHQAAVAQATQAVEATKQFVPKATQVVLREASPKRRTLVELQNTRLLREDRCLIESATLTLKTGDRLAILGANGSGKSSLIQAILGTETGNTSARLVGEWVQTANPMRVVYLDQSYALIDRHQTLLENMRSANPDLDYQVLRQQLGHFLFFEDAIHKPAAVLSGGELARLAIALISISTIDLLVLDEPTNNLDWDTVQQMVTGLNRFEGAMWIISHDLEFLSQVSVTQAYTLQNCTLHAMHHLPNEPDAFYQEVLQLTN; via the coding sequence ATGCAACAAAAATCGGTCTTACATGCCAGTTGTTTGGCATATGAATTGTCTGCTACAAAAACGCTATTTCATGATCTTTCCCTCAACATTCAACCAGGCGATCGCATTGGTCTAGTCGGTGTCAATGGAGTCGGTAAGTCCACATTACTCAAACTATTGGCGCGACAACTGCAACCCACATCAGGAACGATCACGAGTACAGGCACGATTCACTATCTACCCCAAATTAGCCAGGTGCAGCGTGCGATCGCCCCACAAACGGTGCTGGGATTTCTGAGTAACGCGATCGAAGAGTGGTGGGTTGTTACTCAGTGGCTAGAGGAACGGTTCGATACAGTGCTCGATTTGGAGCAATCCATCAACAACTTGAGTGGCGGTGAGTTCACTCGTCTAATGTTGGCGATCGCGCTGGCTCAACAACCCGATGTATTGCTGTTAGACGAACCCACAAATCACCTCGATTTTTGGGCATTACACCAACTGCAAACGCAGTTGCAGACCTTTCCAGAGGCGTTTGTTATCGTCTCCCACAAGCCATTCTTTTTAGATCAGGTGGTCAATACCATCTGGGAACTGACCCCAACCGAGTTAAAGGTTTACGGTGGCAATCACACGTTTTACCAGACGAAGAAGGAGAGCGATCGCCAGGCCGCCATTAGAACTCATGAAACCGCTCAAAAGGAGCTAAAACAGGCAAAAGCAGCTTTGCAAGCTGAACTCACCCGCGCCACACGTTCACAGCGAGACGGACATCGACACGCGATCGCCAGTGGTATGGGCAAAATGGCACGCGACTATTATGCCAACCGTGCCTCATCGAATGCAGGAGCTACAAAACTCAAGCATCAAGCGGCAGTGGCTCAAGCAACCCAGGCTGTCGAAGCGACTAAACAATTTGTTCCAAAGGCGACGCAAGTTGTGCTCCGAGAAGCCAGTCCCAAACGCAGAACATTAGTTGAGTTGCAAAACACTCGGCTTTTGCGCGAAGACCGTTGCCTGATCGAATCGGCGACACTCACTCTCAAAACAGGCGATCGCCTCGCTATTCTGGGAGCAAACGGCTCTGGAAAATCCAGCTTGATTCAGGCAATTCTGGGGACAGAGACGGGGAACACATCCGCTCGATTAGTCGGTGAATGGGTACAAACGGCTAACCCGATGCGGGTGGTTTATCTCGACCAGTCCTACGCTCTTATCGATCGTCACCAGACTCTGTTAGAGAACATGCGATCTGCCAATCCTGACCTGGACTATCAGGTATTGCGGCAACAATTGGGGCACTTCTTGTTCTTTGAAGATGCCATCCACAAACCTGCTGCGGTGCTCAGTGGAGGTGAACTGGCACGACTGGCGATCGCCCTGATCAGCATCTCAACGATTGACCTGTTAGTGCTGGATGAGCCAACCAATAATTTGGATTGGGACACCGTACAACAGATGGTTACAGGATTAAATCGGTTTGAAGGGGCGATGTGGATCATCTCCCATGACCTGGAGTTTCTCAGTCAGGTGAGCGTGACTCAGGCTTACACCCTACAAAACTGCACCCTACACGCGATGCATCACTTACCCAACGAGCCGGATGCGTTCTACCAGGAGGTGTTGCAATTGACCAATTAA
- a CDS encoding mannosyltransferase family protein, whose product MTDQAFDSPTPNQAQLPWQEAFRFATVMWLSSRLVILLCLLVIAPALPTPEGGEAAIASWEIFSRWDSRIYDTIVTFGYQFQNDGEGYNVAFFPLFPLLIKVAMELGLPFEVAGTLINNVAFWGALVILYCWVREEHHQAIARWATAALAWCPFSLFGTVIYTEGLFLLCSTLALRSFEKQLYGWAAFWGALTTAIRPPGVALIPTFLWVAWRERRTAIAYITAIASSMGLLLYTLYCGVRFGQPFAFVLAQRGWQSDDQAFHGAVWLSRFMEVLIGPANQDEGRIVDPWYPIALLILLALAVVLWRTRHRLGSPKTGYGFCLVALALWLLGGSILVNLVMVFGGAYLLWHTRRDLGRVALTYGVFSWLIILSTGRTTSAERYAFGVVTLAIALGLLLSRYPRWGYATMVFFGILMGSLSVRFAQGLWAG is encoded by the coding sequence GTGACCGATCAAGCCTTCGATTCACCTACGCCAAATCAGGCTCAATTGCCCTGGCAGGAGGCGTTTCGCTTTGCCACGGTGATGTGGTTATCCAGTCGTTTGGTGATCTTGCTGTGTTTGTTGGTGATTGCTCCAGCATTACCGACTCCAGAGGGGGGAGAAGCGGCGATCGCCAGTTGGGAAATCTTTTCACGTTGGGACAGTCGTATCTACGACACGATCGTGACCTTTGGCTACCAGTTTCAAAATGATGGTGAGGGGTACAACGTCGCTTTTTTTCCGTTGTTTCCCCTCCTGATCAAAGTAGCCATGGAACTCGGTTTGCCCTTTGAGGTGGCAGGCACTCTGATCAATAATGTTGCCTTTTGGGGTGCGCTGGTTATCCTTTACTGCTGGGTGCGGGAGGAGCATCATCAGGCGATCGCACGTTGGGCAACCGCTGCTTTAGCCTGGTGTCCGTTTTCGCTGTTTGGCACGGTGATCTACACCGAAGGCTTGTTTCTGCTGTGCAGTACGTTGGCGTTGCGATCCTTTGAGAAGCAACTGTATGGCTGGGCAGCGTTTTGGGGTGCATTGACCACTGCCATTCGTCCACCGGGAGTTGCTCTGATCCCCACGTTTTTGTGGGTGGCTTGGCGCGAACGACGAACTGCGATCGCCTATATCACTGCCATTGCTAGCAGTATGGGATTGCTGCTTTATACGCTCTATTGCGGGGTGCGGTTTGGGCAACCATTCGCCTTTGTCCTTGCTCAGCGAGGGTGGCAATCGGATGATCAGGCGTTTCATGGGGCAGTATGGCTCAGCCGTTTCATGGAGGTTCTAATTGGACCTGCTAACCAGGATGAAGGCAGAATCGTTGATCCCTGGTATCCGATCGCGTTGCTGATTTTGTTGGCTCTGGCAGTCGTGCTCTGGAGAACACGCCATCGACTTGGCTCGCCCAAAACGGGATATGGATTTTGCCTGGTGGCATTGGCTCTGTGGTTGCTTGGAGGCTCCATTCTGGTCAATCTGGTCATGGTATTTGGCGGAGCTTACTTGCTGTGGCACACCCGGCGTGATTTGGGTCGAGTGGCACTGACCTATGGTGTTTTTAGCTGGTTGATCATCCTCAGCACCGGCAGAACCACTTCGGCGGAACGCTATGCTTTTGGAGTGGTGACGTTGGCGATCGCGCTGGGGCTGTTGCTCAGTCGTTATCCTCGTTGGGGCTATGCCACGATGGTCTTTTTTGGCATTCTCATGGGAAGCCTTTCGGTGCGATTTGCTCAGGGGCTATGGGCGGGATGA